The following are encoded in a window of Megalopta genalis isolate 19385.01 chromosome 6, iyMegGena1_principal, whole genome shotgun sequence genomic DNA:
- the LOC117223921 gene encoding uncharacterized protein LOC117223921 isoform X3 encodes MATARLIHTVAAFFHNADYTLNVVIAFLTHVIFSVMFIFKYTSFLYKMKVLRTLFDRILYHRTSITDDNERNIIFQGIAFTNVMTSVFAGCVYVGAFGIMFYQFLPSGNDKSVDRIKFYYFTDDSKFDYISLLCLPTFVILGITGLVGPEVVTHVFSQHARILFQIVCFRIKTAFIQPSGISDFEKSKLVADKLISATKLHKETMKFVKLYANCLTTSYVVLMILGVTSFTLNLLRMSQSLRGQWKFEEIWIQMLSISVHIVYLFMANYLGQIVTDSSSNVFTELHNSRWYTASERTQKLLLFFIQHCTKTYTVVLWGLYPTNFEGFSALVRASFSYFAVMYSMQT; translated from the exons ATGGCTACTGCTCGATTAATTCACACA GTGGCAGCGTTTTTCCACAATGCCGACTACACTCTGAACGTTGTTATAGCTTTTCTTACACACGTAATATTCTCCGTTATGTTCATTTTTAAATACACTTCTTTTCTATATAAAATGAAGGTG TTGCGAACGCTATTTGATAGAATTTTATACCATAGAACGTCCATCACTGACGACAatgaacgaaacattatttttcAAGGCATTGCATTCACGAACGTTATGACATCTGTTTTTGCAG GTTGCGTTTACGTGGGAGCCTTTGGCATCATGTTCTATCAATTTCTGCCGAGCGGGAACGATAAGTCCGTAGATCGCAtaaaattctattattttacCGATGATTCCAAATTTGATTACATCAGCCTCTTATGTCTCCCTACATTCGTAATACTCGGAATAACAGGGCTTGTAGGACCTGAAGTGGTAACGCATGTATTCAGCCAACATGCGCGCATATTATTTCAGATTGTTTG TTTCCGTATTAAAACCGCGTTCATCCAACCATCGGGGATTTCTGACTTCGAAAAAAGTAAATTAGTGGCAGATAAACTAATCAGCGCAACGAAGCTGCACAAAGAAACGATGAA ATTCGTAAAACTATACGCAAATTGTCTTACTACCTCGTATGTCGTATTGATGATCCTGGGAGTAACGTCTTTCACTTTGAATCTTCTACGT ATGTCTCAGTCGCTACGGGGCCAGTGGAAATTCGAAGAGATATGGATACAAATGTTATCAATATCCGTTCACATAGTGTACCTATTTATGGCGAATTACTTAGGACAAATAGTCACGGATAGTAGTTCCAACGTTTTCACGGAACT ACATAACTCCCGATGGTACACTGCGTCAGAGCGGACACAAAAGTTATTACTGTTCTTTATACAGCATTGCACGAAGACTTATACCGTTGTCCTTTGGGGTCTGTATCCAACAAATTTCGAAGGATTTAGTGCG CTTGTCAGGGCGTCTTTCTCCTATTTCGCAGTTATGTATTCTATGCAGACGTGA
- the LOC117223921 gene encoding uncharacterized protein LOC117223921 isoform X5, whose amino-acid sequence MATARLIHTVAAFFHNADYTLNVVIAFLTHVIFSVMFIFKYTSFLYKMKVVAFTWEPLASCSINFCRAGTIRLVGPEVVTHVFSQHARILFQIVCFRIKTAFIQPSGISDFEKSKLVADKLISATKLHKETMKFVKLYANCLTTSYVVLMILGVTSFTLNLLRMSQSLRGQWKFEEIWIQMLSISVHIVYLFMANYLGQIVTDSSSNVFTELHNSRWYTASERTQKLLLFFIQHCTKTYTVVLWGLYPTNFEGFSALVRASFSYFAVMYSMQT is encoded by the exons ATGGCTACTGCTCGATTAATTCACACA GTGGCAGCGTTTTTCCACAATGCCGACTACACTCTGAACGTTGTTATAGCTTTTCTTACACACGTAATATTCTCCGTTATGTTCATTTTTAAATACACTTCTTTTCTATATAAAATGAAGGTG GTTGCGTTTACGTGGGAGCCTTTGGCATCATGTTCTATCAATTTCTGCCGAGCGGGAACGATAA GGCTTGTAGGACCTGAAGTGGTAACGCATGTATTCAGCCAACATGCGCGCATATTATTTCAGATTGTTTG TTTCCGTATTAAAACCGCGTTCATCCAACCATCGGGGATTTCTGACTTCGAAAAAAGTAAATTAGTGGCAGATAAACTAATCAGCGCAACGAAGCTGCACAAAGAAACGATGAA ATTCGTAAAACTATACGCAAATTGTCTTACTACCTCGTATGTCGTATTGATGATCCTGGGAGTAACGTCTTTCACTTTGAATCTTCTACGT ATGTCTCAGTCGCTACGGGGCCAGTGGAAATTCGAAGAGATATGGATACAAATGTTATCAATATCCGTTCACATAGTGTACCTATTTATGGCGAATTACTTAGGACAAATAGTCACGGATAGTAGTTCCAACGTTTTCACGGAACT ACATAACTCCCGATGGTACACTGCGTCAGAGCGGACACAAAAGTTATTACTGTTCTTTATACAGCATTGCACGAAGACTTATACCGTTGTCCTTTGGGGTCTGTATCCAACAAATTTCGAAGGATTTAGTGCG CTTGTCAGGGCGTCTTTCTCCTATTTCGCAGTTATGTATTCTATGCAGACGTGA
- the LOC117223921 gene encoding uncharacterized protein LOC117223921 isoform X2, whose translation MTDISDHHKLIKVLLSTVGLWPYDNTWFIYLKRAVAAFFHNADYTLNVVIAFLTHVIFSVMFIFKYTSFLYKMKVLRTLFDRILYHRTSITDDNERNIIFQGIAFTNVMTSVFAGCVYVGAFGIMFYQFLPSGNDKSVDRIKFYYFTDDSKFDYISLLCLPTFVILGITGLVGPEVVTHVFSQHARILFQIVCFRIKTAFIQPSGISDFEKSKLVADKLISATKLHKETMKFVKLYANCLTTSYVVLMILGVTSFTLNLLRMSQSLRGQWKFEEIWIQMLSISVHIVYLFMANYLGQIVTDSSSNVFTELHNSRWYTASERTQKLLLFFIQHCTKTYTVVLWGLYPTNFEGFSALVRASFSYFAVMYSMQT comes from the exons ATGACCGATATTAGCGACCACCATAAACTGATCAAAGTTCTTCTGTCGACTGTTGGACTGTGGCCGTACGACAACACATGGTTCATCTATCTGAAAAGAGCA GTGGCAGCGTTTTTCCACAATGCCGACTACACTCTGAACGTTGTTATAGCTTTTCTTACACACGTAATATTCTCCGTTATGTTCATTTTTAAATACACTTCTTTTCTATATAAAATGAAGGTG TTGCGAACGCTATTTGATAGAATTTTATACCATAGAACGTCCATCACTGACGACAatgaacgaaacattatttttcAAGGCATTGCATTCACGAACGTTATGACATCTGTTTTTGCAG GTTGCGTTTACGTGGGAGCCTTTGGCATCATGTTCTATCAATTTCTGCCGAGCGGGAACGATAAGTCCGTAGATCGCAtaaaattctattattttacCGATGATTCCAAATTTGATTACATCAGCCTCTTATGTCTCCCTACATTCGTAATACTCGGAATAACAGGGCTTGTAGGACCTGAAGTGGTAACGCATGTATTCAGCCAACATGCGCGCATATTATTTCAGATTGTTTG TTTCCGTATTAAAACCGCGTTCATCCAACCATCGGGGATTTCTGACTTCGAAAAAAGTAAATTAGTGGCAGATAAACTAATCAGCGCAACGAAGCTGCACAAAGAAACGATGAA ATTCGTAAAACTATACGCAAATTGTCTTACTACCTCGTATGTCGTATTGATGATCCTGGGAGTAACGTCTTTCACTTTGAATCTTCTACGT ATGTCTCAGTCGCTACGGGGCCAGTGGAAATTCGAAGAGATATGGATACAAATGTTATCAATATCCGTTCACATAGTGTACCTATTTATGGCGAATTACTTAGGACAAATAGTCACGGATAGTAGTTCCAACGTTTTCACGGAACT ACATAACTCCCGATGGTACACTGCGTCAGAGCGGACACAAAAGTTATTACTGTTCTTTATACAGCATTGCACGAAGACTTATACCGTTGTCCTTTGGGGTCTGTATCCAACAAATTTCGAAGGATTTAGTGCG CTTGTCAGGGCGTCTTTCTCCTATTTCGCAGTTATGTATTCTATGCAGACGTGA
- the LOC117223921 gene encoding uncharacterized protein LOC117223921 isoform X1: protein MTDISDHHKLIKVLLSTVGLWPYDNTWFIYLKRAVHILILTLAIVFLVAAFFHNADYTLNVVIAFLTHVIFSVMFIFKYTSFLYKMKVLRTLFDRILYHRTSITDDNERNIIFQGIAFTNVMTSVFAGCVYVGAFGIMFYQFLPSGNDKSVDRIKFYYFTDDSKFDYISLLCLPTFVILGITGLVGPEVVTHVFSQHARILFQIVCFRIKTAFIQPSGISDFEKSKLVADKLISATKLHKETMKFVKLYANCLTTSYVVLMILGVTSFTLNLLRMSQSLRGQWKFEEIWIQMLSISVHIVYLFMANYLGQIVTDSSSNVFTELHNSRWYTASERTQKLLLFFIQHCTKTYTVVLWGLYPTNFEGFSALVRASFSYFAVMYSMQT, encoded by the exons ATGACCGATATTAGCGACCACCATAAACTGATCAAAGTTCTTCTGTCGACTGTTGGACTGTGGCCGTACGACAACACATGGTTCATCTATCTGAAAAGAGCAGTGcatattttgatattaacattgGCGATAGTGTTTCTG GTGGCAGCGTTTTTCCACAATGCCGACTACACTCTGAACGTTGTTATAGCTTTTCTTACACACGTAATATTCTCCGTTATGTTCATTTTTAAATACACTTCTTTTCTATATAAAATGAAGGTG TTGCGAACGCTATTTGATAGAATTTTATACCATAGAACGTCCATCACTGACGACAatgaacgaaacattatttttcAAGGCATTGCATTCACGAACGTTATGACATCTGTTTTTGCAG GTTGCGTTTACGTGGGAGCCTTTGGCATCATGTTCTATCAATTTCTGCCGAGCGGGAACGATAAGTCCGTAGATCGCAtaaaattctattattttacCGATGATTCCAAATTTGATTACATCAGCCTCTTATGTCTCCCTACATTCGTAATACTCGGAATAACAGGGCTTGTAGGACCTGAAGTGGTAACGCATGTATTCAGCCAACATGCGCGCATATTATTTCAGATTGTTTG TTTCCGTATTAAAACCGCGTTCATCCAACCATCGGGGATTTCTGACTTCGAAAAAAGTAAATTAGTGGCAGATAAACTAATCAGCGCAACGAAGCTGCACAAAGAAACGATGAA ATTCGTAAAACTATACGCAAATTGTCTTACTACCTCGTATGTCGTATTGATGATCCTGGGAGTAACGTCTTTCACTTTGAATCTTCTACGT ATGTCTCAGTCGCTACGGGGCCAGTGGAAATTCGAAGAGATATGGATACAAATGTTATCAATATCCGTTCACATAGTGTACCTATTTATGGCGAATTACTTAGGACAAATAGTCACGGATAGTAGTTCCAACGTTTTCACGGAACT ACATAACTCCCGATGGTACACTGCGTCAGAGCGGACACAAAAGTTATTACTGTTCTTTATACAGCATTGCACGAAGACTTATACCGTTGTCCTTTGGGGTCTGTATCCAACAAATTTCGAAGGATTTAGTGCG CTTGTCAGGGCGTCTTTCTCCTATTTCGCAGTTATGTATTCTATGCAGACGTGA
- the LOC117223921 gene encoding uncharacterized protein LOC117223921 isoform X4, with product MTDISDHHKLIKVLLSTVGLWPYDNTWFIYLKRAVHILILTLAIVFLVAAFFHNADYTLNVVIAFLTHVIFSVMFIFKYTSFLYKMKVVAFTWEPLASCSINFCRAGTIRLVGPEVVTHVFSQHARILFQIVCFRIKTAFIQPSGISDFEKSKLVADKLISATKLHKETMKFVKLYANCLTTSYVVLMILGVTSFTLNLLRMSQSLRGQWKFEEIWIQMLSISVHIVYLFMANYLGQIVTDSSSNVFTELHNSRWYTASERTQKLLLFFIQHCTKTYTVVLWGLYPTNFEGFSALVRASFSYFAVMYSMQT from the exons ATGACCGATATTAGCGACCACCATAAACTGATCAAAGTTCTTCTGTCGACTGTTGGACTGTGGCCGTACGACAACACATGGTTCATCTATCTGAAAAGAGCAGTGcatattttgatattaacattgGCGATAGTGTTTCTG GTGGCAGCGTTTTTCCACAATGCCGACTACACTCTGAACGTTGTTATAGCTTTTCTTACACACGTAATATTCTCCGTTATGTTCATTTTTAAATACACTTCTTTTCTATATAAAATGAAGGTG GTTGCGTTTACGTGGGAGCCTTTGGCATCATGTTCTATCAATTTCTGCCGAGCGGGAACGATAA GGCTTGTAGGACCTGAAGTGGTAACGCATGTATTCAGCCAACATGCGCGCATATTATTTCAGATTGTTTG TTTCCGTATTAAAACCGCGTTCATCCAACCATCGGGGATTTCTGACTTCGAAAAAAGTAAATTAGTGGCAGATAAACTAATCAGCGCAACGAAGCTGCACAAAGAAACGATGAA ATTCGTAAAACTATACGCAAATTGTCTTACTACCTCGTATGTCGTATTGATGATCCTGGGAGTAACGTCTTTCACTTTGAATCTTCTACGT ATGTCTCAGTCGCTACGGGGCCAGTGGAAATTCGAAGAGATATGGATACAAATGTTATCAATATCCGTTCACATAGTGTACCTATTTATGGCGAATTACTTAGGACAAATAGTCACGGATAGTAGTTCCAACGTTTTCACGGAACT ACATAACTCCCGATGGTACACTGCGTCAGAGCGGACACAAAAGTTATTACTGTTCTTTATACAGCATTGCACGAAGACTTATACCGTTGTCCTTTGGGGTCTGTATCCAACAAATTTCGAAGGATTTAGTGCG CTTGTCAGGGCGTCTTTCTCCTATTTCGCAGTTATGTATTCTATGCAGACGTGA